One part of the Oscillatoria sp. FACHB-1407 genome encodes these proteins:
- a CDS encoding carbohydrate ABC transporter permease — protein MNVNANTPPDLRAGTNLSIPWQDWLSLVLLWVGAGVVLLPLFVVFLTSLTPSGMVSNLNVGSTTGWTWANYREAWERGNFLLAFANSTLVALAVTALQILTSALAGYALARFKFWGRQAVLLIVLATLVIPFQLLVIPVFLVLKWGHLINTYAALILPTAANGFGIFLMRQYFQTIPVELEEAAAIDGANRLQILWRVMLPLARPALVTLFLFTFIAEWNDLFKPLVFTTRPELRTVQLALAEFQEQFTNNWSLMMAAVVIATIPVVVLFLVGQRQFIRGIAATGIKN, from the coding sequence ATGAATGTTAATGCTAACACTCCACCAGACCTTCGTGCCGGAACAAACCTCTCAATTCCCTGGCAGGACTGGCTCAGTCTCGTTTTGCTGTGGGTTGGGGCTGGGGTGGTGTTGCTTCCCTTATTCGTTGTATTTCTGACGTCGTTGACCCCCTCCGGTATGGTGTCTAATCTCAATGTTGGATCAACCACAGGCTGGACATGGGCAAACTATCGCGAAGCCTGGGAGAGGGGCAACTTTTTGTTGGCATTTGCTAATTCAACCCTCGTGGCACTGGCAGTGACTGCGCTGCAAATTTTGACCTCAGCCCTAGCGGGATATGCTCTGGCTCGGTTTAAGTTTTGGGGACGGCAAGCTGTTTTACTGATTGTGCTGGCGACGCTGGTGATTCCCTTTCAACTGCTGGTAATTCCGGTCTTTCTGGTGCTGAAGTGGGGACATTTGATTAATACCTATGCGGCTTTGATTTTGCCCACAGCCGCAAATGGCTTTGGCATTTTCCTGATGCGGCAGTATTTTCAGACGATCCCAGTGGAGTTGGAGGAAGCCGCAGCGATCGACGGGGCAAATCGGCTACAGATCCTCTGGCGGGTGATGTTGCCGCTGGCACGTCCGGCTCTGGTGACGCTGTTTCTGTTTACCTTTATTGCCGAATGGAACGATCTGTTCAAACCTCTGGTGTTTACCACTCGACCTGAGTTGCGGACAGTGCAGCTGGCTCTGGCAGAGTTTCAAGAGCAATTTACCAACAACTGGTCATTGATGATGGCAGCAGTCGTGATTGCAACTATTCCCGTTGTGGTGTTGTTTTTGGTGGGGCAACGGCAATTTATCCGAGGCATTGCTGCTACTGGGATCAAGAATTAA
- a CDS encoding cytochrome c oxidase subunit 3, producing MQGSTIDPTKTALNYHHEATVAHHEAHPDHRLFGVIVFLIAETMIFAGLFLAYFTFRLVAPIWPPEGTPELELLLPGINTVILISSSFVIHQADVAVKKNDVKGLRLWFGLTAIMGAIFLAGQIYEYSHLEFGLKTNLFASTFYVLTGFHGLHVLCGIGLIAAVLVRSLKKDHYSSEHHFGVEAAEIYWHFVDVVWIVLFLILYIL from the coding sequence ATGCAAGGTTCAACCATTGATCCAACCAAGACGGCACTAAACTATCACCACGAGGCGACCGTCGCGCATCATGAGGCGCATCCAGACCACCGTTTGTTTGGGGTGATTGTCTTCCTGATTGCGGAAACGATGATCTTCGCAGGGCTGTTCCTTGCATATTTCACGTTTCGCCTCGTTGCACCAATCTGGCCTCCAGAGGGAACCCCAGAACTAGAGTTGCTGTTACCCGGCATCAACACGGTGATTCTGATCTCCAGTAGCTTTGTGATCCACCAGGCAGATGTTGCGGTCAAAAAGAATGACGTTAAAGGACTGCGTCTCTGGTTTGGATTGACCGCTATTATGGGGGCGATCTTCCTGGCGGGTCAGATCTACGAATATAGCCACCTGGAGTTTGGGCTAAAAACCAATTTGTTTGCCAGCACCTTCTACGTATTAACTGGCTTTCACGGGTTACACGTCCTCTGTGGAATCGGGTTAATTGCTGCTGTGTTGGTGCGATCGCTCAAAAAAGATCACTACTCCAGCGAACACCACTTTGGCGTAGAAGCTGCCGAGATTTATTGGCACTTTGTGGATGTGGTCTGGATCGTTCTCTTCCTGATCCTCTACATCCTCTAG
- a CDS encoding esterase-like activity of phytase family protein has translation MPLRRLPSLLKLLTLGLLLFCFTGCALPRVNAEDRLFLDLSLDFLGAYELPVDTFENTTVGGLSGIAYDRQRDRLYAVSDDRSSINPARFYTLKLDIGADEAGQPRFNGVEITGVTTLKDQTGATYSPNSLDPEGIALSPRQSVFIASEGVARDGVSPFIQEFDLTTGQYKGSLQIPERYTPKTVDDQPQGIQDNLGFEGLTLNPGGYSPTWLEPFRLFAANESALLQDIAEPDPDSTEPQPTRSRFLHYLVGDERSTLISEHLYLVEPLPEGAIANGLTEILTLDQAGHFLSIERSYGIGGLNAKIFQLATGGATDISGISTLSGDVEGIQPIRKQLLLDLSTLDIPLDNLEGLTLGPQLPDGTRSLIVASDNNFNDDQITQFLLFRLRGLQEG, from the coding sequence ATGCCATTGCGTCGTCTGCCATCTCTGCTCAAGCTACTCACGCTAGGGTTGCTGTTGTTTTGCTTCACAGGTTGTGCCTTACCGCGTGTCAATGCAGAAGATCGGCTCTTTCTCGATCTATCGCTAGATTTTTTGGGTGCGTACGAGTTGCCCGTTGACACCTTTGAGAACACAACCGTGGGAGGCTTGTCTGGAATCGCCTATGACCGCCAGCGCGATCGCCTCTATGCGGTATCAGACGATCGCAGCAGCATCAACCCTGCCCGCTTTTACACTCTGAAACTGGATATCGGGGCAGATGAGGCAGGGCAACCCCGCTTTAACGGAGTAGAAATTACAGGCGTTACGACCCTGAAGGATCAAACCGGGGCAACTTATTCTCCTAATAGCCTTGACCCCGAAGGCATTGCCCTCTCGCCGCGCCAGTCCGTATTTATTGCTAGTGAAGGGGTTGCCCGTGATGGGGTGAGTCCCTTCATTCAGGAGTTTGATTTAACCACGGGGCAGTACAAGGGAAGCCTCCAGATTCCAGAGCGATACACCCCTAAAACCGTGGATGATCAACCACAGGGAATTCAAGACAACCTGGGCTTTGAGGGGTTGACCCTCAATCCGGGCGGTTATAGCCCTACCTGGTTAGAGCCATTTCGCCTATTTGCTGCCAATGAGTCAGCCTTGCTACAAGACATTGCAGAACCTGACCCAGATTCGACAGAACCACAGCCGACTCGCTCTCGTTTTCTGCACTATTTGGTTGGGGACGAACGCTCCACGCTGATTTCCGAGCACCTGTATCTCGTTGAGCCACTCCCCGAAGGGGCGATCGCCAATGGCTTGACCGAGATTCTCACCCTCGATCAGGCAGGGCATTTCCTTAGCATCGAGCGATCTTATGGGATCGGCGGGCTGAATGCCAAAATCTTTCAACTGGCAACGGGTGGAGCAACCGATATCTCCGGCATTTCTACCCTCAGTGGCGATGTTGAAGGCATCCAACCCATCCGCAAGCAACTATTACTTGACCTGAGCACTCTAGACATTCCCCTCGACAACCTGGAGGGGTTGACTCTAGGACCACAACTACCCGATGGCACCCGGAGTCTCATTGTCGCCAGTGACAACAACTTCAACGACGACCAAATTACTCAGTTTCTGCTGTTTCGGTTGAGAGGATTACAGGAAGGATAA